A window from uncultured Desulfobacter sp. encodes these proteins:
- a CDS encoding class I SAM-dependent methyltransferase, producing MQKIKILGENLWKQMKTWAQKKYPALEFKIGNVLNFDQADQSVDAVFMSGILHHIPQWRQAVKVVYRVLKPGGVFLFEEPRYQFTFKELEAGTEESGLIRLEKRTWIPFYTYSYLWLKPNLP from the coding sequence TTGCAAAAAATAAAAATTTTAGGAGAAAATTTATGGAAACAAATGAAGACATGGGCTCAAAAGAAATACCCTGCTTTAGAATTTAAAATCGGAAACGTGTTGAACTTTGATCAAGCGGATCAGTCTGTTGATGCGGTATTCATGTCAGGTATATTGCATCATATCCCCCAGTGGAGACAGGCGGTTAAAGTGGTGTATCGGGTTTTGAAACCTGGTGGTGTATTTTTATTTGAAGAACCTCGATATCAATTCACTTTTAAAGAATTGGAAGCAGGAACAGAAGAATCTGGGCTTATCCGTCTTGAAAAGCGCACCTGGATTCCATTCTACACCTACAGCTATCTGTGGTTAAAGCCGAACCTGCCATAA
- a CDS encoding AraC family transcriptional regulator, translating to MLDRILIKNSQGDFVDFKPLNPENVPIDSNEVIRPLPDQKGSGYFSSFSICEGLGLGICRCKFNEDYMARFTLKNTFFSLVFCIKGQNLAWDLCQPKSIPETSAWSYAVFFKGHDAERKIKGRQEVLSLAIHVSPEFLIKKFAPVHPRTEQSDNTLEKAFNSSHFYKDHIMTSQMKTTIYQILNNTHKGRVGNLYLESKALELIALRLAQVLPPGCSPHGLPPMDSGSRERILQARDMLIKKLSFPPSLRELAEQVGMSHTKLNKGFRMVFGCTVFGYLRKERLSYARMLIEENPVDLTWIAYESGFCSSSHFAAAFLKEYGVRPSEYRKSL from the coding sequence ATGCTCGATCGGATTCTGATTAAAAACAGTCAAGGTGACTTTGTAGACTTTAAGCCTCTGAATCCTGAAAATGTGCCGATTGATTCAAATGAGGTCATCCGTCCGTTACCGGACCAAAAGGGAAGCGGGTATTTTTCTTCTTTTTCAATATGTGAGGGGTTGGGGTTAGGCATATGCCGTTGTAAATTTAACGAGGATTACATGGCCCGGTTTACATTGAAGAATACTTTTTTTTCTCTTGTTTTTTGCATCAAGGGACAGAATCTGGCCTGGGATCTCTGCCAACCGAAGTCGATTCCTGAAACTTCAGCATGGTCATATGCCGTTTTCTTTAAAGGGCATGATGCAGAACGGAAAATCAAAGGGCGACAGGAAGTGCTTTCGCTTGCCATACATGTTTCGCCTGAATTTTTAATAAAAAAATTTGCCCCGGTCCATCCCCGGACGGAACAATCTGATAATACCCTGGAAAAAGCGTTTAATAGCAGTCATTTTTATAAAGACCACATCATGACATCCCAGATGAAAACCACTATTTACCAGATTCTGAACAATACCCACAAAGGCAGAGTCGGTAATCTCTATCTTGAGAGCAAGGCACTTGAACTGATCGCACTGAGACTGGCACAGGTATTGCCGCCGGGTTGTTCCCCTCACGGCCTGCCCCCCATGGACTCCGGGAGCAGGGAACGTATTTTACAGGCCAGGGATATGCTGATCAAAAAGCTTTCATTTCCGCCTTCACTCAGAGAACTGGCCGAGCAGGTAGGGATGAGCCATACCAAGTTGAACAAAGGGTTCAGGATGGTCTTCGGATGTACGGTGTTTGGATATCTGAGAAAAGAGCGTCTGTCTTACGCTCGAATGCTCATTGAAGAGAACCCAGTTGATCTGACATGGATCGCTTATGAGTCAGGGTTTTGCAGCTCGAGTCACTTTGCCGCTGCTTTTCTCAAGGAATACGGCGTGAGGCCCTCTGAATATCGTAAATCCTTATAG
- a CDS encoding methyltransferase, translating to MIQAIHSPNTPYPSMAFLFDALVAPVKLAVLETAIELDMAHILCRTGNVDDIAKRVGAQANTTGLIQLLDAMASMGLANKENSTYSNTEIGTHFLDKNSPVFMGEYIQSMKDMVLKNMAGMTEIIKNGSLEGQETETWESESRWKRAVTQLATWQRAGTAAIYADLVEELPEFKGIKKILDLGGGPGLIGAEILGRLPGAKGVLLDLPTIIPIAEKEIENQKMADRISFISGDYNETDLGCGYDLIWTSHNLYFVKDRDSFFRRVKNALSDNGVFVCLHEGLSREKTAPERVVLMRLSSALEKDGQSYFFEKGEIVSYLEQAGFHRVDSRMIEFPAGEFELVVARRLS from the coding sequence ATGATACAGGCGATTCACTCTCCCAACACCCCGTATCCTTCCATGGCATTTTTGTTTGATGCCCTGGTGGCCCCTGTTAAATTGGCCGTTTTGGAGACGGCTATTGAACTTGATATGGCGCACATACTCTGCAGAACCGGCAATGTTGATGATATTGCTAAAAGGGTCGGTGCCCAGGCAAATACCACCGGTCTCATACAGTTGTTGGATGCAATGGCTTCCATGGGATTGGCAAATAAGGAAAACAGCACATACAGCAATACAGAAATAGGAACACATTTCCTTGATAAAAACAGCCCGGTTTTTATGGGTGAATATATACAAAGTATGAAGGATATGGTGCTGAAGAATATGGCTGGTATGACAGAGATCATAAAAAACGGTTCGCTGGAAGGGCAGGAAACGGAGACATGGGAAAGCGAAAGCCGTTGGAAAAGGGCTGTGACGCAGCTGGCGACATGGCAGCGTGCCGGTACGGCTGCTATTTATGCAGATCTTGTCGAAGAACTGCCGGAATTTAAAGGGATCAAAAAAATCCTTGATCTTGGCGGTGGCCCCGGGCTTATTGGGGCGGAAATCCTTGGTCGTCTTCCCGGGGCAAAAGGTGTACTCCTGGACCTTCCTACCATTATCCCGATAGCTGAAAAAGAAATCGAAAATCAAAAGATGGCAGACCGGATTTCATTTATTTCTGGTGACTATAACGAGACGGATTTAGGCTGCGGTTATGATTTGATTTGGACTAGCCATAATCTGTATTTCGTAAAAGATCGGGATTCTTTTTTCCGGCGTGTGAAAAACGCGCTGTCAGACAACGGTGTCTTTGTCTGTCTGCACGAAGGGTTAAGCCGTGAAAAGACCGCACCAGAACGTGTTGTTCTGATGCGACTTTCCAGCGCTCTGGAAAAAGATGGGCAAAGCTATTTTTTTGAAAAAGGAGAAATTGTTTCCTACCTTGAACAAGCCGGCTTTCACCGGGTTGATTCAAGGATGATAGAATTCCCGGCAGGAGAGTTCGAGTTGGTGGTCGCAAGGAGACTCAGTTAG
- a CDS encoding MarR family transcriptional regulator, with the protein MNKEDTAMKLNENIGYLINRTGLRMKLAVQRAFREHGYQLTSDHWGILQKLYECDSLPQIELARLLGKDQPNITRIIDGMEKKNLAKRIPAPDDRRKYLITLTPYGKSIREDIFAIAKQVRDKAYQGLSTSELNTIGQLINRIYLNLE; encoded by the coding sequence ATGAATAAAGAAGATACCGCAATGAAACTGAATGAAAACATTGGATACCTCATTAACCGAACCGGGCTTAGAATGAAACTGGCCGTTCAAAGGGCCTTTCGTGAGCATGGATACCAACTGACCTCAGATCATTGGGGTATATTACAAAAACTATACGAATGTGACAGCCTGCCGCAGATTGAGCTTGCCCGGCTTCTTGGCAAGGACCAGCCCAATATCACCCGGATCATTGATGGCATGGAGAAAAAAAACCTGGCAAAAAGAATACCTGCACCCGATGATCGGAGAAAGTACCTGATCACACTGACGCCTTACGGCAAAAGCATCAGGGAAGATATCTTTGCCATTGCAAAGCAGGTTAGAGACAAGGCATATCAAGGGCTGTCCACTTCGGAACTTAATACGATAGGGCAATTGATAAACAGGATCTACCTCAATTTGGAGTGA
- a CDS encoding TonB-dependent receptor has translation MRSRTSGEQLLNHRMQIIVFFIITIGCLVYRQLWAADDITEDSRISLDEIVVTATKVATTVDNIPTNVSVISRKQLERLPGHHTALSALKEANIPGLFFSGNVYGGGSQDVSISTRGSENSNWGMKIMINGIDFNRPDGVIAASRIAVHDIERIEITKTPSAEYGDQAIGGVINIITRAAKEPMEGKAGIAFTSLGGGNGYSVLNGTQDKWEYYIDASVQREDAYQDRVNLDGNNVYTRIGYVLNDSSQLIFHGSYTDTQGIYAESLTRDQLESDPSQNPNTGADYDYESEDTLQALVYQQQLGDHEFMAKIEYQTADYQLFWGYFTHMDSELVHPEMNITFNHDMAGMANKLVIGGEYRNHDYDVHRYTASSFNDLTVLTHDFTRKDVGYACYFQDELQVTDSLTISAGIRYDFFDLEQNSHITGGTSWAQDKGDFSPKIGFAYQICDEVNLFAGYNSGLKSPVKLPVFWTNGNLDPEKLQAYEVGVRGHLGWLNYNLAFFWQTVDDKFVLPSADWTAEYENAGETSSKGFEMGVGTNLSNGLYTSANFTYQDSKFEDFVSMGIDYSGKKVTGVPDILFAFTLGFRNETLGDISLNPVYTGRRYFNFANTNEDEGFWVLNARYTKKIKQIEFFLAANNLLDENAVGSGSGNPGSEMLYPISGINAVLGMNVTF, from the coding sequence ATGCGGAGTAGAACCTCAGGTGAACAATTGCTAAATCATCGAATGCAAATTATTGTTTTTTTCATTATCACTATTGGATGCCTTGTCTACCGACAACTATGGGCAGCGGATGACATCACTGAAGATTCGCGTATTTCGCTCGATGAAATCGTCGTTACTGCGACCAAGGTCGCCACAACAGTGGATAACATACCGACCAATGTCAGCGTTATCTCCCGTAAGCAACTGGAACGGCTCCCGGGTCATCACACTGCATTATCCGCGCTGAAGGAGGCAAATATTCCGGGTTTGTTTTTTTCCGGTAATGTCTATGGCGGGGGAAGTCAGGACGTTTCAATCAGTACCCGGGGAAGTGAAAATTCAAACTGGGGAATGAAGATCATGATTAATGGTATTGATTTTAACAGACCTGATGGGGTTATTGCCGCAAGCCGCATCGCCGTTCACGATATAGAGCGCATCGAAATCACCAAAACACCATCGGCCGAGTACGGTGACCAGGCCATAGGAGGCGTGATCAATATCATTACTCGGGCTGCAAAGGAACCTATGGAGGGCAAGGCCGGCATTGCTTTTACCAGTTTAGGGGGCGGCAACGGGTATAGCGTACTCAACGGCACTCAGGATAAATGGGAATACTATATTGACGCGTCCGTGCAACGGGAAGACGCCTATCAAGATAGAGTGAATCTGGACGGTAATAATGTTTACACCAGGATCGGCTATGTACTTAATGACAGTTCGCAATTAATTTTTCACGGCTCTTATACTGATACACAGGGGATTTATGCCGAAAGTCTGACCAGAGATCAATTGGAGTCGGACCCGAGCCAGAATCCCAATACCGGTGCTGATTACGACTATGAATCCGAAGATACCCTGCAAGCCCTGGTGTATCAGCAACAACTGGGGGACCATGAATTCATGGCAAAAATAGAGTATCAGACTGCGGATTATCAATTGTTTTGGGGCTATTTTACCCACATGGACTCAGAACTGGTTCACCCGGAAATGAATATAACCTTTAACCATGACATGGCAGGCATGGCTAATAAACTGGTTATCGGTGGTGAATACCGCAACCACGATTATGATGTACACAGATACACCGCATCAAGCTTTAATGACCTGACGGTATTGACCCATGATTTTACCCGAAAAGATGTGGGGTATGCCTGCTACTTTCAGGATGAACTGCAGGTAACCGATTCGCTGACTATTTCCGCAGGTATCCGCTATGATTTTTTTGACCTGGAACAAAATTCACATATCACCGGTGGTACTTCCTGGGCCCAAGATAAAGGCGACTTCAGCCCCAAGATTGGCTTTGCGTACCAGATTTGCGATGAAGTAAATCTGTTCGCAGGATATAATAGCGGCCTGAAAAGTCCTGTCAAATTGCCGGTGTTTTGGACAAACGGCAACCTTGATCCGGAAAAACTACAGGCCTATGAGGTCGGGGTTCGCGGTCATTTGGGTTGGCTCAATTACAATTTGGCTTTTTTCTGGCAAACCGTTGACGACAAATTTGTCTTGCCCAGTGCTGATTGGACTGCGGAATATGAGAACGCCGGTGAAACCAGTTCAAAAGGTTTCGAAATGGGGGTTGGTACTAATCTTTCCAATGGCCTTTACACCTCTGCCAATTTTACTTACCAGGATTCCAAGTTCGAGGATTTTGTAAGCATGGGGATTGACTATTCAGGAAAAAAAGTAACAGGTGTTCCGGATATATTATTTGCCTTTACTTTGGGGTTCCGAAATGAAACCTTGGGCGATATTTCTCTCAACCCTGTATATACTGGCAGGCGGTATTTTAACTTTGCGAACACCAATGAAGACGAAGGCTTCTGGGTGCTGAACGCCAGATATACAAAAAAAATCAAGCAGATTGAATTCTTCCTTGCTGCGAACAACCTTTTAGATGAAAACGCTGTTGGCAGTGGCAGCGGTAATCCCGGAAGTGAAATGCTTTATCCCATATCTGGAATTAACGCGGTCTTGGGTATGAATGTAACTTTTTAA